TTTACTGATGGCAGAGTATGCAacattttacttataatttcaaacaatttagGTGGAAAACAAGTGGCGAAAACCAAACAATTATAACATttccatgtcaaaatttaaaaaaaaaaaggagcacATAGATACATCAATCAAGAAAACTCTTCCAGCTAAGTTGTTGCATAACTAATGATTAATTATCACCTAGCACAAAAGAAATTCCTAAATGGGCTAGAAGGGATGCAGAGGCCTGATATAAAGAATTTGTCTATTGCAACCAATATGACACCAGAGTGGGCCGTATCTTAAACAATGAACAAAGCTGTTCCAATTTGACAAACCAGAGACACATAAACTACAATACTCTGTCCACTCACCATAGCATATAGGTCCTAAATTTATATATGGAGGTAGATTTTAATAATCCTGAAGATTCAAAAACTATGTTACCCTTTAATCAATAGAATACTTAAGCATTGTTGTTGACCATTTTGATAAAACTGGAGACAAGGTAAACTACAAGAAAAGCTCAAAATAAGTAAACAGCATATTAAATTAGAAGATTCCATGATATCATAgtaaatatgagatttaaatttaGCCAAGAACGAGAAAGCTTCAGATATCACATCCTATACAACACACCTGACAATGGCATGAAGTACGTGGACCTACTTGTCCCCTTTCATCCATGGAACCACATTGATCACCACGTTCTTGTGTTTCCCACCACTCTGGATCTGAAATTTTGTCTCTTTTCTGTGTCGATACATCTACAGATGGTTTCAAAGGCGGCTGGGAGGAGTTAGAGTCATCTACAAAGCCTATCATTGGTGTATCTATAGTTACTGgttcaattttgaaagaaacACTTTTAGTAGTATTAATATCCATCCCATTGGATTTTGGGCCTCCATGAGAACCATCCAACCCACCTGAATCTTGAGGTAGCAGCAGCGGAATATCTTGAAAAGATGACCTAGAGGAAAAGGAATCCTGTTCTTTCATTCCTTCAGGATTGTCTTCACCATCGTTACGTTGAATCTCCACATCTCTGCTTCTTCCCATGTAATGTGGAATAACCATATGATGCTGAGGCATGAGTAGTGGAATTGTTTCCTCGTGAGGAGCTTTACTTCtctggaaagaaaaaaaattaaacattccTGCATTAGAATTTCCAATTACAATAAATTCCACAGAAGAACTATATTAACTCAATTAAAACTTGTACCTTAGCATAATTCCAGCGCTGAACAAAGTGCCTAGCCACATCACGACAAGGTGGTCCCCAGAGGGCACAATGGACATCAAGCCAAGGCATGCGAGGGTATTTTCCACGATCCAATTCATCTTTCATTGTATCTTCCCATGAATTGGGTTCATATTCCCTGACAGAATGGAACTGactttaatgatatatatcaactAAACACCATTCCATCTTCCAACAAACTTCAAAATCGTAACCAAACTTCCTTCCCAAAACAATAGAAGAACTCAGACCAAACTAACTGGTCATTGGCACCCTTGAAAAGTTAGGCCCCAACATCTTGTAAACACAAGTCTTTAATCCCTACCATAGCATGTACAACCTAATGGTTGTTCACAAACTGTTATGAAGGTTGTCTTGATATAAACTTCAAAATGTCCAACCACTAGGTATTTGCTGCAGAAGAAAGTTTTTACCACCAAAGTATAATTAAAACATGATCACGTAGTTCACTTTGACCCCAACAGGAAAGCAGCAGGAGTTATAATCCAGAAAATTTCTTCATCTAGATGGTACAACCTCAAGGATAAAGAATGCTATAAACAAATATGGACAATAACAATGTATACAAGTCCAAGAGTAACCGCAGAGACTAAAgcattgatattatttaagcAATTCTCGAACAAAAGCCAGTAAACATTCTAAAAGTAGGATGTCTGGCCAAGGAGAACATACCTAGGGTTATAATAGTCCTTCCCAGGCCATACCAGAGGAGGATTATCACCTACTTTGTGTTCAAATGTGTCATAACGACCAAAGCATAAGTCCAGTCCTCCAATAAAGCAAATCTGGTAATCaacaatgacaagtttttcATGGTGGGACCTATATGTAATCAAACATGAAAATTAGAAACAGAATAAATTCAGTATaatacaaaaatctaaaaaaactcTTATAATGGTTTTCAAAGATCCATACCATAGGTAAACGCCAGTAGAGAAGTGATCCGGATAACGCAGTACCCTCACATTCTCATGAATGTTTAAAAGCTTTCTCTTGCTGTACACACTGTTTATTTTCAAAGCAAGAGCAACCTCTTTGTAGAGAAGAATATAGATCTGCAATCATAAGGTAACATTATTGATACTGCTTAATGACATGTTGCCAAggcaaatttaaaaaaaaaaacagtaaaatataaaaaattggaatCAAGAACTGACCAACATTAAAGCACAAAAGTACTACGTATCAAGAAAAGTAGAagttatatttgtttaaacacTAGTATGCTATTCGCACTATAAGATGCCACAGGCATCATATACAGCCTAGAGTGGTCACTAATTCCTCCAAAAAGTCAAGACAATGGCAGCACTGATGAAATAATGTGACAGAGAGCCAAAGAATTCCTCTTGATAGAAACAAATCACAGTCAAACCACACAGTTTGGCCTATAAGATAAAGAGTAtagaatgaaaaaattattgcaCATGGTTACTTCATCAATCTTGATAAAATAATGGCATTAAAACAGTATCACAAACGAATACCTGAACCCCTTTCTTTGCTTTGTCTTCCAACAAGGCATCAAGCCTTGAAGAAGCATTAACATTAAAAGGACGCCGCATATATAATTCTGGGCACAGCCACCAGCCACAAATAAAAATCTGCAAGAAACTTAGGATCATCATATACTTAACAATGacatagataatatatgtgGACTACCATAAATTTCTGTGCCCTAGGAATGGGAAAGCGACTTACCTCTGATTTAGCATTCTCAATTGATGAAGCAATAGCTTCAAAGGCTGCTCTACCATCTACAAACCATTGAGCCTGACTTCCATCATCAGTCAAACCCCTAGGAGGAGCAAAAGAGCCAAAACGATGAGGATGACACCAGCCCTCTGGAGGCCCAAGGCCAGCATCATTAATTGCAGCAACCCAATCTTTAACTTTAGCACTATTCTTGGTTCTTAACCTAATGCTCCGGTTGCCACAAGCCACCTTATAAAGTTTTCAGTTACTCATTAGAGATTAATTTGCACTGGattttttcaaaacatataaatttcaCCAGCCAactaatttgtttataattttttgtagaTCCTAAAAGTACAGTGATGAATGCAGGTCTAAAAGACTTTGAACtaatacaagaaaaagaatcaatagAACTTGCATACTGAGGACAAAACTGTATATATTGAAATCTCAGTCTAAAAGTTTAGGTATGACTGAATTTGtggaaatgaaaaattagacaCCAACTAGACCTAAAGACTTCCACTGAATTTGGCTGAGCTCAGCCTTATTTCAAAGCAGAAGCAGTCTTAGCAAATACAATTCCCCATCAGTTGCTTCATTCAGTGTTTTCTCCAGAAATTCCTTAATAAAGAGTAACTTTATTGTGAGATCGCTAATGAGGTAAATtagactgaaaaaaaaaaaaaaaaaatagagagaagTCTGCATCATCTTGCCTAAAAACAAAATGCTTACTATATAGATTGTCCTATATCAGCAGATAGACAAtctattattaacttttaagcTTCTATGTTTCATGGATATCTCTTCATCTCATGTACCCAGCAGATTCCCAGTCTAGAAATTGCCATGTTCAGGTACAAATAAGAATCagttatactaaaaaaaattgttacttaaattttaaacaagaatgcAGAAGGTAGAATTGAATAATAACCTATCAATGAAAGCAAACTACCagctaaaataatataaattccaTAATATAAACAACTTGAGTGCTGTTTACCTTAAATGTATGGCGTAGAGGATTACGATCCTTAATTTCTGTTGCTAATGATACTCGACCATCACCATTCCCATCAGAGGATGGTAGCACATCGAAAACAATTATATCTATAGGTTTGGTATCTAATGGATCTCCCAGCAAGGCCAAGAATCCAGGTTTCAGTACAGCCCATACCTGTAAAATAGACGAGGCAAGGTAATAAAAAGATACTCAAAATGGGAGTTGAATGCActatatcaagttttaatccAAGTgccaaaattatcaataattagGAAAACTTTCAAATGAAAGCATTCACTTTAATACCAAATAAAGCGgcatgaattaaattaaaaaggaaGTAAAAAAACTGAATGTCTCACATATATAGCCTTGAATATTACATCCATAACTTCAAGAATGAAAGTTCATTACCTTTTGCCAATTGTCATTACAACAATTAAACCAAGGACAGCAGTTGCATATTCCTGAATCATcgttattcaaaatttttggaagaTGCTTAACCATCACGTAATCTTCTTTCAGCTTAGGGCCATACTCTGGTGCAAATGACAACTTTGAAACCTTCAAAAACTTGCAAACCTATATAGGAATGTGAGGTGCACaaaagatttgaatttatagcaCATAGTGACTAACGGTGCatgaaaattctaaaactaaatCGAGCCACTCAATTTTATAGACTATTTCCCTGTAAGCCTTCAGAGTCATTGAGTATGAGTATTTGGAAGATGTACAGGACGTAAAGGTTCTAGCACAACTGCATGTACTTCATAATTGCTATAGATGATGCAAAAATCATTTGCACATATAAATCATCAATTGAGTAACTCATTCAACCATGGAAAACCATGTTACTAACAAGTTTACAAAGCAAAACTTTCGAAAAACTAGCAGTtgcattaaaagaaaaaggcagAAGATGccagattttataattttttgataactCATAGATAAAAAGAGGGAAATGCCAGGGGGTTGTTGAGAACTAGAGTGAATAAGAGTGAGAGGTTGATCTCGAAGTATAGTAGACCTCATAACAACCAAAAGGGTTGAAACGCACATATACATTTGGCAATACAAGAGATAATGGtgaaacagaaagaaaagacaCAAGAACTAACACTCGTGAACACATACATAACTAAAAAAGATAATTGATTACAGAGATGAAAATAATTAACCAAAGTTTCAAACAATGTGGCTTAAATTAAGATGAAGCACCGAAGCATACCTCTCTGGAGTTAACAATATCTACATTTCCCAGAAAGTGATTCAAGTATTGTTGCATTGCAACTTTGGCTCTGTCCGACATTGAATGCTGTCTTCCTAAAGCTGGGCGAATGACTGGTAGCGCAGCACTTGATGGAACATCTCTGAAGAAAAAACCCAGCTTTCAAACTATAACAAACGTCAAAGATTATGTTTAATGTCCATGAGAATAGGTCAGAACACGTGGTCACCTGTTCTTAGCAGTTTCATCACTATGAACATGGATagcatcatcatcaccatcatcatcatcttgcATCTCTGCCATGTGATCGCCTATTCCTAGATTTTGAAGCCATTCTTTAacctttaatataattttccaaaaaagcACATCAAAGCCCAAACCTTCCTTCCCAAACAAAATCAGATTCGAAACAAAACATGGAAGTTCATAATTGCAAAAACAAAGGCCGAGCACTGTATTCACACACACCTGCTCTTGCTTCTCGTGAATCTCCTCGAAAAAAGCACGTTTCTTCAACGCAAAGTGTAAATAAAGTACATGTGTGGCTTTCTTTACAAGTCTCCATTTAAACTGGTGAATAACAACACAAAAAGTACATAACtcagattttcattttctatgaTTGCTTACCATCGAAACATTATCCAATTATTCAATTCGAGTAAAACAATAATTCAAGTTATATTCACGACTCGTTCATCACAATTCAACGTCAAGTATTGCATAAAGAAAGATATCGTATTCTCATTTCTCACCTGTTTGTATTGAAATTCAATCGTGTAAGATAAAAGCATGGGGGAAATATCTCCGGCTTCGGGTCTAGAAACCGAAACGATGGTGGACTCAGGCAACTCATCGAAAATCCGCGACGACTCGGGTTCGAGACCCGAACCGAAGGACGTAAAAAAAGACGACCCCGGCTCTGATCGCATTTGAACATACCGGGGCCCACCATCTGACATCAACCGTTCTGAGGCCAtctctttttcttgttctctgAATGATATTCGTCGACAGTTCTTCTAAATTCTGatagtaaatttaaataaataaaaagctttGAATCAAAGGAGATGATTCTTAAAATTGAGTACGAATAGTGATTGATGACCAGTGGGACCTTTTGGATCCAAAAATTTCTTCAGGTTTGAAAGAGTACTGAATTGACCGGTTGTGGATAGTCCGGAACTCAAGAAACGGGgcattttgaattaatattgcATGGTGAATGTTTTGAACTTCTACCATTTGATTTGACCGCAATTTTCTGGCGGGTTAGTATTTAAACCGGGTCACTTTAATCAAATTCGGATCTAGCTAACTATCCACAACAAGCAAGCAAAACTGACGATCACATGCTCCACAAGAAAAACGATAAAAGCAACGATGGTGGTGGGCAAGGCAAAATTTACCAGAAATGGGCCAAGGGACTTATcctcacccaagttttgatgcattttcaaagctttatttatagagttttaaaaaccaaaatacgTACTCGTAAGGTGTTAATCTTAACTTAAATagaagataaaatcgttattttattattaaatcctaaaatctaagaatttatattattctcttcttctctcatagtttaaaaaacaaacaattttttttacccaaacatttaaaaattttactttttctccTAAAACTTTTTCTTGATTCTTCAGTAATAAAAATCAACTGTCATTGTCAACCGATCACCCTCgcttcttcttctccatctGCTGGTCTTCCCACCACAGTAAGTTCATTAGACAAAGACGAACTCTCTTCattcaaacaaagatgaatcgttgttggagaataaagaaaaaactttagggaaaaaaatgaatttttcaaatttttgaacaaggaaaaatatttgtttttcaaactatGGGTGAGGGGATGCTATAAACTCTTAGGGTGCGtttgacaagtaatataaaagataatatgattaccacatttactttatatattaaaatattatcaagataatcttcattttattataaatatgtccttatttattaatttttttaggacaaaaaaaattttattttcaaataatataaaaaaatattttagaataattatatctaaagatatttaagtaaaataatatatttgtattttttattatccgtaattaaatacaataattatttatatttggtcaatttattaaattttatcaaacatagtaataatttatacttagtaatcctctaattttagtaataaaatatttctcaaactaaatatcctcttaaagttttaagatttaataataaaataataattttattcttataattaactATTTCGGTTAagatttttggttaaaattaataagttatAAATGAATGTTAAAACTCTGTGAATAAGACTTTCAAATCGCATAAATACTCggatggaaataagtccttCAGCCTCATAAGTGGCAACGGcgtaaaaatttagaatacgGCCAAACCGGACCTCAGTTGTTGCCGAGTCGGCTGTTCTTCAGTCAGCGACTTGGCTTCCAACTCTTGGTTTGGTGTGTAATACTCTGTTTATCGTATCGTGTTTTCTGCAGGACTGTCTTCTTCCGGGTAAGGCACTCTATAGTTAGAAATACTTCATTAGAACCCCACCTTACTTCCTTTAGCCCAATTGTTAGGTTTCTTTTATTAGGCTTTGAAAACGGTAGCGATAAAAATTCCATTTTCTTAACAGATCTGGATAAATAGTTTTATGTCAACGATTCTTGACAATCCATAAATAAGTATACCAGAGAGTAAAATGGTATAACAATGCAATCATCTTCTGTATGGCTTTTAACAGCCATATGTATTGCAATTATCGCATCTAACAACCAACTCATGCAAAAAACGTTCATCATTCATGATTCAACATATAACAAAAGGAAACTACAGTTCATATGGTTTCAAAATTCAGGggcttcataaataaaaaattagtcatAAAACAAGATAACTCGGAAACGAGTTCCTACTTAGAAAACCAAAATCATTGACATATACCAGTTATAGATCTTCTCATTTCACTAACACGTCCTCATTGATCATTCACTTCTTGGCTTTCTTAGCTCCCCTACAAAAATTCCAGAAAGTTTTCAATTAGTTCTGTTGCATATAGATAAATAAGACAAGAAAAATCGAATATCAAGTTTCTTACTCAGCTGGCTGAGGTGCGGGTGCTGCCTTCTCTCCAGGGCCCTGAAATATCAAAAAACGAAATTGACCGGCATGtcaaataaaaacacaaatgaTCAAATGATGACAATTCCTAAAATTCAACTTTTGCTGACACTGCCAATTGACCCTTCACAAACAATTTAAACCATGAAATGTTTTAAGGTAATAATTATAAGTATCAACGATGACTAGAAATCCAGGCACCAAGTTCTCCTAACAAGAATATTCCAGATACTTGATAACAAATTGCACTCAGAAAAGTAACAGTTTTAAATAAACTAGCAATCACCTGGGCTAGACGCTCCTCTCTCCTGGCAATCTTTCTCTCCCTGCTTGCCTTGTTCTTAGCACGCTTGGCCTCAAATTGGTCAGAAAGTGTTTTTTCTCTGGCCTTCTCAGCCTTCGATTTGTGGATACTCTCCATGAGGACACGcttgtttttgaaaacattaCCTTTAACCTTCATGTACATATCATGGTACATGTGCTTGTCAATCTTCTTTGACTCCCTGTACTTCCGGAGCAGACGTCTCAGAACACGCATTCTCCTCATCCAGAGGACTTTTGTAGGCAGTCTGGCCTCCCTAGTACCCTTGCGCTTACctgaaaacattaaaaaatgtgttataACATAGACAGAGAAAGCCACCAAATCACTTAGAAGAAATATacaccaaactcaaaaaagtTCAATTCAAGAAAAGCCCAATGATtgcaaaaataattattattcatgCATACCATATCCAGAGTGACGCCCTTTCCTTTTGGCCTCCTTCATTCTGCGAGCTCGAGAACGAGAGTGGATCTTTGTTGGCTTCCTGATGATGAAACCATCCTTCACCAGTTTCCTGACGTTTTGCCCTGCACTTGGTAACCAGCAAACATTAAACAAATAGATAATCAAAgccatatataacaataaaactaggATATATCTCTTGATAATCTAACTATAAAACATCAAAAGTGAAACCAATAACAGTGAATTCCAGTCATTATCAATCTGAATTAACCTGCATACGaactttgattaaatttttcaacaaaGTGTTAAGAGTAACTCAACATGAATTAACCTATCTCATTTCCACAGTAGTTTAAGAACAAACACTTTCAGATTAATTACCATACAGTCTTCATATCTTATTTCAATAAACAAGCAATACAATATCAAACAGTCAACAAAAAATAGCTAAGAAAAAGACTCTTAATCTTTCCATTTTCTAACATTAACTGTCGAAAATTAAATTCTCAGTACGCTATGAACCTCAACGCAAAACAGAATCATCGCTTGCACCATCCAAGACATAACATGAGCAGGATCCCCTCAAACCGGCATAAAATCAATTAAGCTCCTAGATCTACTCTACATAATAGCTTCGATAGATTTAGAGAGACAAATAAAAGAACTTACTGGAGTTGGCCATAGAGATTTCGTTGACCTCATTAGGGTCGAGCCAGACCTTGCCACGTCCGCATTTGAGGACGCTAGCGGCGAGACGTTTCTGGAGCTTCAACGATACCATCttctttcctctctctctctccctctccctctccaaTCTCGATGAGTGGCGAAAGAGTTTTTGCCTGAGTAGTGTTAGGAGGCTTTTATATGATGGGGAAGCTATTTGTCAGGGTTAGGGTTTTGAAGCGGTAACATTTAGTGGGCCAATTGCTGGACGAGAGCTACACGAGACCCACCAAGTGTCAATTGTGGATTGGTATTGATCTCGGGCCTTTTTAATGTTAGGTTTGGCCCATCATATTTCAAACCGCCAAATCACCATATCCCACACAAGATTTgacaaaatgtttaatttttataatttaagttgaaaaaattatttttccacCCATATGTTAAAATcaatcgttaattttaacagttattaatatatttttatttaaatattataataatgatataattaacctattattttattctcaatacttaaaatattataaaaatactttcTTATACTGAATTATGAATTGtgttattatcattttttaaattattaaataatattttaaaattttaaaaatatttatttttttttaatttccaaaaccctctcaaaattttcatcaacattCCAAATGTTTTCAAATATTAAGTTCGCCCTTGTATATACTATATTTAAACTTGTacaaataaatgtttttattatttttaattaaatttaatataaattaaaggtaaaaaaattatttaacataattttaagttaaaatattatttaatttgaaggtgttattgtatttttaacaattttttttcaaaaaaacattattttaacatatgggtggaaaattatttttttcaaatttaaaaattagaatcattaaatcatttaaccttgggtggaaatatcACAATTTTGATGCTTGATAAGAGCtcataatattcaataaaaaattttcaataatatcaaaagaatTCATAAAAATTGTGAATCTCAGTAGTTGTTGCATCAAAGAAtgaaagtttttatttatatatgaagtcTAAAGATGTTAGTCGAAGTGAATTTAAAtagggttgaatttgatttgaaaaagtttaaataaaatttagttaaagattaattcgaatttaatttaacataattttactttagttttgatcaaatataatttaaacttaaatatgtaaattaatttaaatttaatttgaaaattgtttttaagtatttatttaaattagttcatttttaaaaaaattgtgaaccataatttttttgtcaaataatcCTACCAAATGTGAAGGTATtgttcactttaaatatataactgtcaaaatattatttatcttaaatatataattcgttatgattttatagtttaaaatgtcttaacattttaaaagtaacGAGCAATTCAACTAGTTTTGTCTTAATATCCCGTTCATGACGAtcatattttacatgttttgtGGAGACGAGGTTTGATTTATGGTgttgtaagatttttttttcacttaaatataaaatattttataatgcaACTACGGCCGGGTTTCAGGTCAAATTTAAGCCCAGCCGTGCCGGTGTGAAATCATATTGCAGAACCCTGAGTCCAGAGCCCGATTAACCTGGAGAATTTTTTTCACTCGAGGCCCGGCCCAGCAACAATTCAATGGTTTAAGCTTTCAACGAGATTCGAGGCGCGTGCACACAGACCACGCGCGTGCATCACTGACCACACCCGCCAAACACAAACGACACGTCATACCAAACACGCCACGGGACTGAAAACACCTAACACCTTGCGTTGCGTATTCAGAGAGGAATTCGATTTCAACGCGGAAAATTTATGTTCCTTTGTCAGACAAACCCTAACATTCTTGTTTGCTAATCTAATTCTCTTGATCTTCATGGACATTGCTCTTCTGTCCGACACCGTTTCACTTGCCACATCGCAAACCCTAGGCTTAGCGAAATTCATTCTACGCCAGCCCTATTTACTCTCTGCGGCGATTCTCCCGATGGACGCCGTGGCGCCGCCGCCTGTTAAATCCAGTTTGCACAGAACAGCCCGTCGAACACTGCTCTGCAAGAAGCGGAGGACGAGGAGGAAATCGTGCAGCGGCGGCGATGATTCGGAGGACAGCAGCGAAGGCGACGGAATTTTCGGTGGTGGTAACGATGATGGAACGTTTGGTGGGGGTGGTTATGGTGGGAGGGGGTGGAACTTTGACGGATTTGGAGGGCAAAATTGGGATGAGTCATCGCGGTGGTCGTCGAATGATTTCgcgtttgattttgtttatgaggTGATTTACTGGATTGCGTTATCGAATTGCGTGCATTTCGCATTCAAGAAGGTGGTGAGGATCGTGGCTGATGGGGAGAGACAAGGTTCCCATTAGACtgacttcatttttttttttttttaaatttgcaatcgtttatgtatttaattggATAGTTACGAACGCTctgtctatatattttttattgcacAGTTAATTGtacatattgtatatattataatcgATTCTATACATCGATTTATAAGTACTTTGATCGTTAAATTATTGTTCGTGGTCATGGATTAGTATGATCTTAGGTGtattatgttttattagaaataaatagaGGTCTTGATtagttaatttgagttttaatcTTGCGGGCTCATGGACATTTTGTTAGCTAAAGGACCATTTGAATGTGGAATTGTGGAACTTTCAGACAGGAAGTAATTGTTTATTTGAGAATGTTGCATTGAAGTATGACATAGAACATTAGAGCTTCTGTAACTAGACAATGAGATGTTCGTTATGTTAAAGCTGTATCTAGTTTGTTGAATGATTATTATTGTGTGGTTTTGTTTTGTCAAGCTggaggttttatttttttttttgaaggagTTTATCTGCCACTCTTTATTAGGTTATGCCCCTTTGTTCTTATGACTAAAAGCCGCATATACAAACATAATCAATTATTCATTTTTGAACTACTCTGACTTGCGTTTTTTTCTCGGAAATGCAGTACTTGTATGAATTACAGCTTTTTACCAGGCTCTTACCCATTGCATTGATGTCCTGCTACTCTCTTGTTCTCTCTACTTTCTTCTATTTACATGCAGGTGCCTACTTGCATCCCCATTCTCATGCACATGAATTGGCAACTTAATGGCATCTTAGTTTCTCCTTTGTTATTTTGCCTGGTTTACTTTTATCATTGTTCTTTGAATATACTTTTGACTTTTCTTATCATTTGTGTGTTTTGTACTTTTTTGTACTTGTATCTTCTAATGGTTCTATGTCTTCCTTTTACTTTTCTTccttgattaattaatttgtgcGTTAGTTGATGATTGTGTACTACACTTTAATCATGAAGGGGTGCTCTCTTCTTTTTTGGATTAGATTAAATAGTTGATTTCTTTCCTGTGGAATTTTAT
This genomic interval from Mangifera indica cultivar Alphonso unplaced genomic scaffold, CATAS_Mindica_2.1 Un_0049, whole genome shotgun sequence contains the following:
- the LOC123206765 gene encoding phospholipase D zeta 1-like isoform X1, coding for MASERLMSDGGPRYVQMRSEPGSSFFTSFGSGLEPESSRIFDELPESTIVSVSRPEAGDISPMLLSYTIEFQYKQFKWRLVKKATHVLYLHFALKKRAFFEEIHEKQEQVKEWLQNLGIGDHMAEMQDDDDGDDDAIHVHSDETAKNRDVPSSAALPVIRPALGRQHSMSDRAKVAMQQYLNHFLGNVDIVNSREVCKFLKVSKLSFAPEYGPKLKEDYVMVKHLPKILNNDDSGICNCCPWFNCCNDNWQKVWAVLKPGFLALLGDPLDTKPIDIIVFDVLPSSDGNGDGRVSLATEIKDRNPLRHTFKVACGNRSIRLRTKNSAKVKDWVAAINDAGLGPPEGWCHPHRFGSFAPPRGLTDDGSQAQWFVDGRAAFEAIASSIENAKSEIFICGWWLCPELYMRRPFNVNASSRLDALLEDKAKKGVQIYILLYKEVALALKINSVYSKRKLLNIHENVRVLRYPDHFSTGVYLWSHHEKLVIVDYQICFIGGLDLCFGRYDTFEHKVGDNPPLVWPGKDYYNPREYEPNSWEDTMKDELDRGKYPRMPWLDVHCALWGPPCRDVARHFVQRWNYAKRSKAPHEETIPLLMPQHHMVIPHYMGRSRDVEIQRNDGEDNPEGMKEQDSFSSRSSFQDIPLLLPQDSGGLDGSHGGPKSNGMDINTTKSVSFKIEPVTIDTPMIGFVDDSNSSQPPLKPSVDVSTQKRDKISDPEWWETQERGDQCGSMDERGQVGPRTSCHCQILRSVSQWSAGTSQTEESIHCAYKSLIEKAEHFIYIENQFFISGLSGDEIIRNRVLEALYSRIMRAYNDKKCFRVIIVIPLLPGFQGGVDDGGAASVRAIMHWQYRTICRGQNSILHNLFELLGPKTHDYISFYGLRSYGRLFDGGPVATS
- the LOC123206765 gene encoding phospholipase D zeta 1-like isoform X2, which codes for MASERLMSDGGPRYVQMRSEPGSSFFTSFGSGLEPESSRIFDELPESTIVSVSRPEAGDISPMLLSYTIEFQYKQFKWRLVKKATHVLYLHFALKKRAFFEEIHEKQEQVKEWLQNLGIGDHMAEMQDDDDGDDDAIHVHSDETAKNRDVPSSAALPVIRPALGRQHSMSDRAKVAMQQYLNHFLGNVDIVNSREVCKFLKVSKLSFAPEYGPKLKEDYVMVKHLPKILNNDDSGICNCCPWFNCCNDNWQKVWAVLKPGFLALLGDPLDTKPIDIIVFDVLPSSDGNGDGRVSLATEIKDRNPLRHTFKVACGNRSIRLRTKNSAKVKDWVAAINDAGLGPPEGWCHPHRFGSFAPPRGLTDDGSQAQWFVDGRAAFEAIASSIENAKSEIFICGWWLCPELYMRRPFNVNASSRLDALLEDKAKKGVQIYILLYKEVALALKINSVYSKRKLLNIHENVRVLRYPDHFSTGVYLWSHHEKLVIVDYQICFIGGLDLCFGRYDTFEHKVGDNPPLVWPGKDYYNPREYEPNSWEDTMKDELDRGKYPRMPWLDVHCALWGPPCRDVARHFVQRWNYAKRSKAPHEETIPLLMPQHHMVIPHYMGRSRDVEIQRNDGEDNPEGMKEQDSFSSRSSFQDIPLLLPQDSVTIDTPMIGFVDDSNSSQPPLKPSVDVSTQKRDKISDPEWWETQERGDQCGSMDERGQVGPRTSCHCQILRSVSQWSAGTSQTEESIHCAYKSLIEKAEHFIYIENQFFISGLSGDEIIRNRVLEALYSRIMRAYNDKKCFRVIIVIPLLPGFQGGVDDGGAASVRAIMHWQYRTICRGQNSILHNLFELLGPKTHDYISFYGLRSYGRLFDGGPVATS